In one Gadus morhua chromosome 7, gadMor3.0, whole genome shotgun sequence genomic region, the following are encoded:
- the LOC115547973 gene encoding arf-GAP with Rho-GAP domain, ANK repeat and PH domain-containing protein 1 isoform X1 yields the protein MENLAPPPMSLCWQGGGAKRNQRLIRQMRTKAPSLLPPSLVPRSQWKKGLRNLQPPVNSPAATSHHLITFWLLVDPPPPPPRPPQSIKKQKTPRVATIRVSRKKKKGPPSEKRTSEVKMSSWLDLWKGFRHSVVWALLDGPLMSFWKRRTDKATEAVFHVSSVTRVKRQEKGRFSVYFGKKHLDFMAHSSVVQEGWISALQSSRGQPSPSPPQHHGPITIKDPRNRVYASVFSRVLWVYHNKEDYQVGLAWFSVPLNVANVKPAGKRSFSLITPYKTFSFAVDSTADLSIWQSCLSASIRSAMSCSQVAQRLWENPVNKVCGDCGDANPEWASVNLLLLLCEACAGQHRALGTSLSKVRSLTLDSKVWSEQLIQLFVSYGNRVAMQTWSPAVPADEQLLPAASVEERLEFIRNKYAKGRYRKPHPLASSPALLHQRLCEVVCGEDIEETMSLLCSGAKLTCQSEPQSQSPLTLAERAGQTLQVMLLQLNEYTDIPPFLPLSTNDSSLPGEEEALHGKLEDDRFLFSLENDSAACDVLDLREVRSILLRSSLEFEIVTLSDRLICASDNQLELDTHLLHILQVILPVGVSEAELGGVLAGSKVCLLDGAGCIEGWAILNAVGVSIYPSLVQDDQRLSIRMPLDSKTIYELNAAEKSINLQTGKRNVHLRFEDDYSGEAWLVHLKDVLANQETAPQRPVANQNKSLYHKLKLGGKVPPAVERCISHITQHGLQVDGIYRRCGLAPKVSRLVEALQSRPDSAPMEDDEQGILDVGSALKKYVRLQPPLLPPKQRELWVKAAAQPEELARLASYRRLLRQLPSDNKATLGALVGHFYMIQMFSSQNQMTAQNLALVLVPTLFQDHHGDLVRLTRDLIIHHALLFLSPEEEEEEEQITAL from the exons ATGGAG AATTTAGCCCCTCCCCCTATGTCACTGTGTTGGCAAGGGGGTGGAGCCAAGAGGAACCAGAGACTGATTCGTCAAATGAGGACGAAGGCCCCGTCgctcctcccgccctccctggTGCCGAGGAGCCAATGGAAGAAGGGCTTGAGAAACCTCCAGCCGCCAGTCAACAGTCCAGCGGCAACAT cccATCACCTGATAACATTTTGGCTCCTTgtcgacccccccccgccccctccaagACCACCACAGTCAATCAAGAAACAGAAGACTCCTAG GGTTGCTACCATCAGAGTCtccaggaagaagaagaaaggtcCGCCGAGTGAGAAGCGGACCTCTGAGGTCAAGATGTCCAGCTGGCTGGACCTCTGGAAGGgcttcag ACACAGTGTTGTCTGGGCCTTGCTGGATGGACCGCTGATGTCTTTCTGGAAGAGACGCACA GATAAGGCCACTGAGGCGGTGTTCCACGTCAGCAGCGTCACCAGGGTGAAGCGTCAGGAGAAGGGCCGGTTTTCCGTCTACTTTGGGAAGAAACACCTCGACTTCATGGCCCACAGCTCTG ttgtacaGGAAGGATGGATTTCTGCACTGCAGTCTTCACGAGGACAgcctagcccctcccccccgcaaCACCACGGGCCAATCACAATCAAGGATCCCAGAAACCGCGTCTACGCCTCTGTGTTCAGCCGGGTCCTCTGGGTGTACCACAACAAGGAG gacTACCAGGTAGGCCTGGCGTGGTTCTCAGTTCCGCTCAACGTGGCTAACGTCAAACCTGCCGGCAAACGAAGTTTCAGCCTGATTACGCCCTACAAAACATTCAG TTTTGCTGTTGACTCGACAGCAGACCTGTCTATCTGGCAGAGCTGCCTGTCTGCGTCAATCCGCAGCGCCATGAGCTGCAGCCAGGTGGCGCAGCGGCTGTGGGAGAACCCAGTCAACAAGGTGTGTGGGGACTGTGGCGACGCCAACCCTGAGTGGGCCTCCGtcaacctgctgctgctgctgtgtgaagCCTGCGCCG GCCagcacagagctctgggaacgtCTCTGTCTAAAGTACGAAGCTTGACGCTGGACAGCAAAGTATGGTCTGAACAATTGATACAG CTGTTTGTTTCCTATGGTAACCGGGTAGCCATGCAGACCTGGAGTCCCGCCGTTCccgcggacgagcagctcctaCCTGCAGCCTCAGTTGAAGAAAGGCTAGAGTTCATCAGGAACAAGTACGCCAAGGGACGCTACAGGAAGCCCCACCCCCtggcctcctctcctgctctccttcaCCAG CGGTTGTGTGAGGTGGTGTGTGGAGAGGACATTGAGGAAACGATGTCTCTGCTCTGTTCCGGTGCTAAG TTGACCTGTCAATCAGAACCCCAGAGCCAATCCCCGCTCACCCTGGCTGAGAGGGCGGGACAAACACTGCAAGTCATGCTGCTCCAACTCAATGAATACACAG ACATTCCACCTTTCCTGCCCCTGTCAACCAATGACAGCTCCCTTCCAG gggaggaggaggccctccATGGTAAACTGGAGGACGACCGGTTCCTGTTCTCGCTGGAGAACGACTCGGCAGCGTGTGACGTTCTGGACCTGAGGGAGGTCCGCAGTATCCTGCTACGATCCAG CCTGGAGTTCGAGATTGTGACCCTTTCTGATCGGCTCATTTGTGCTTCAGACAACCAGCTGGAACTGGATACACACCTGCTACACAtcctacag GTCATCCTTCCAGTGGGCGTGTCTGAGGCGGAGCTGGGCGGGGTCCTAGCTGGGAGCAAGGTTTGTCTCCTGGATGGGGCTGGGTGCATTGAAGGATGGGCCATTCTCAATGCTGTTGGAGTTTCCATTTACCCCAGTTTGGTCCAAGATGACCAACGTCTCTCAATCAGAATGCCACTGGACTCCAAGACAATCTATG AACTCAATGCAGCTGAAAAAAGCATCAACCTCCAGACAGGAAAAAG GAACGTTCATCTGAGATTTGAAGATGACTACAGCGGCGAGGCGTGGTTGGTCCATCTGAAAGATGTCCTGGCCAATCAGGAAACAGCGCCTCAACGAcctgtagccaatcagaacaaGTCTCTGTACCACAAGTTGAAGCTTGGTGGAAAAGTTCCACCGGCTGTTGAGCGATGCATCTCCCACATCACCCAGCACg GTCTTCAAGTGGACGGGATATACCGCCGCTGTGGCCTCGCCCCCAAAGTGTCTCGATTGGTGGAAGCCCTGCAGAGCCGTCCAGACTCCGCCCCCATGGAGGATGATGAGCAGGGCATTCTGGACGTTGGCTCCGCCCTCAAAAAATATGTCCGCCTGCAGCCGCCGCTGTTACCGCCCAAACAGAGGGAACTCTGGGTAAAGGCGGCAG CCCAACCCGAGGAGCTAGCCAGGTTGGCAAGCTACCGACGGTTGCTACGACAACTGCCTTCGGATAACAAAGCCACGCTCGGCGCCCTCGTTGGACACTTCTACAT GATCCAGATGTTCAGCTCTCAGAACCAGATGACGGCTCAGAATCTGGCTCTGGTTCTGGTCCCAACGCTGTTCCAGGATCACCATGGAGACCTGGTCCGCCTGACCCGAGACCTCAT
- the LOC115547973 gene encoding arf-GAP with Rho-GAP domain, ANK repeat and PH domain-containing protein 1 isoform X2: protein MENLAPPPMSLCWQGGGAKRNQRLIRQMRTKAPSLLPPSLVPRSQWKKGLRNLQPPVNSPAATSHHLITFWLLVDPPPPPPRPPQSIKKQKTPRVATIRVSRKKKKGPPSEKRTSEVKMSSWLDLWKGFRHSVVWALLDGPLMSFWKRRTDKATEAVFHVSSVTRVKRQEKGRFSVYFGKKHLDFMAHSSVVQEGWISALQSSRGQPSPSPPQHHGPITIKDPRNRVYASVFSRVLWVYHNKEDYQVGLAWFSVPLNVANVKPAGKRSFSLITPYKTFSFAVDSTADLSIWQSCLSASIRSAMSCSQVAQRLWENPVNKVCGDCGDANPEWASVNLLLLLCEACAGQHRALGTSLSKVRSLTLDSKVWSEQLIQLFVSYGNRVAMQTWSPAVPADEQLLPAASVEERLEFIRNKYAKGRYRKPHPLASSPALLHQRLCEVVCGEDIEETMSLLCSGAKLTCQSEPQSQSPLTLAERAGQTLQVMLLQLNEYTDIPPFLPLSTNDSSLPGEEEALHGKLEDDRFLFSLENDSAACDVLDLREVRSILLRSSLEFEIVTLSDRLICASDNQLELDTHLLHILQVILPVGVSEAELGGVLAGSKVCLLDGAGCIEGWAILNAVGVSIYPSLVQDDQRLSIRMPLDSKTIYELNAAEKSINLQTGKRNVHLRFEDDYSGEAWLVHLKDVLANQETAPQRPVANQNKSLYHKLKLGGKVPPAVERCISHITQHGLQVDGIYRRCGLAPKVSRLVEALQSRPDSAPMEDDEQGILDVGSALKKYVRLQPPLLPPKQRELWVKAAAQPEELARLASYRRLLRQLPSDNKATLGALVGHFYMIQMLFVVL, encoded by the exons ATGGAG AATTTAGCCCCTCCCCCTATGTCACTGTGTTGGCAAGGGGGTGGAGCCAAGAGGAACCAGAGACTGATTCGTCAAATGAGGACGAAGGCCCCGTCgctcctcccgccctccctggTGCCGAGGAGCCAATGGAAGAAGGGCTTGAGAAACCTCCAGCCGCCAGTCAACAGTCCAGCGGCAACAT cccATCACCTGATAACATTTTGGCTCCTTgtcgacccccccccgccccctccaagACCACCACAGTCAATCAAGAAACAGAAGACTCCTAG GGTTGCTACCATCAGAGTCtccaggaagaagaagaaaggtcCGCCGAGTGAGAAGCGGACCTCTGAGGTCAAGATGTCCAGCTGGCTGGACCTCTGGAAGGgcttcag ACACAGTGTTGTCTGGGCCTTGCTGGATGGACCGCTGATGTCTTTCTGGAAGAGACGCACA GATAAGGCCACTGAGGCGGTGTTCCACGTCAGCAGCGTCACCAGGGTGAAGCGTCAGGAGAAGGGCCGGTTTTCCGTCTACTTTGGGAAGAAACACCTCGACTTCATGGCCCACAGCTCTG ttgtacaGGAAGGATGGATTTCTGCACTGCAGTCTTCACGAGGACAgcctagcccctcccccccgcaaCACCACGGGCCAATCACAATCAAGGATCCCAGAAACCGCGTCTACGCCTCTGTGTTCAGCCGGGTCCTCTGGGTGTACCACAACAAGGAG gacTACCAGGTAGGCCTGGCGTGGTTCTCAGTTCCGCTCAACGTGGCTAACGTCAAACCTGCCGGCAAACGAAGTTTCAGCCTGATTACGCCCTACAAAACATTCAG TTTTGCTGTTGACTCGACAGCAGACCTGTCTATCTGGCAGAGCTGCCTGTCTGCGTCAATCCGCAGCGCCATGAGCTGCAGCCAGGTGGCGCAGCGGCTGTGGGAGAACCCAGTCAACAAGGTGTGTGGGGACTGTGGCGACGCCAACCCTGAGTGGGCCTCCGtcaacctgctgctgctgctgtgtgaagCCTGCGCCG GCCagcacagagctctgggaacgtCTCTGTCTAAAGTACGAAGCTTGACGCTGGACAGCAAAGTATGGTCTGAACAATTGATACAG CTGTTTGTTTCCTATGGTAACCGGGTAGCCATGCAGACCTGGAGTCCCGCCGTTCccgcggacgagcagctcctaCCTGCAGCCTCAGTTGAAGAAAGGCTAGAGTTCATCAGGAACAAGTACGCCAAGGGACGCTACAGGAAGCCCCACCCCCtggcctcctctcctgctctccttcaCCAG CGGTTGTGTGAGGTGGTGTGTGGAGAGGACATTGAGGAAACGATGTCTCTGCTCTGTTCCGGTGCTAAG TTGACCTGTCAATCAGAACCCCAGAGCCAATCCCCGCTCACCCTGGCTGAGAGGGCGGGACAAACACTGCAAGTCATGCTGCTCCAACTCAATGAATACACAG ACATTCCACCTTTCCTGCCCCTGTCAACCAATGACAGCTCCCTTCCAG gggaggaggaggccctccATGGTAAACTGGAGGACGACCGGTTCCTGTTCTCGCTGGAGAACGACTCGGCAGCGTGTGACGTTCTGGACCTGAGGGAGGTCCGCAGTATCCTGCTACGATCCAG CCTGGAGTTCGAGATTGTGACCCTTTCTGATCGGCTCATTTGTGCTTCAGACAACCAGCTGGAACTGGATACACACCTGCTACACAtcctacag GTCATCCTTCCAGTGGGCGTGTCTGAGGCGGAGCTGGGCGGGGTCCTAGCTGGGAGCAAGGTTTGTCTCCTGGATGGGGCTGGGTGCATTGAAGGATGGGCCATTCTCAATGCTGTTGGAGTTTCCATTTACCCCAGTTTGGTCCAAGATGACCAACGTCTCTCAATCAGAATGCCACTGGACTCCAAGACAATCTATG AACTCAATGCAGCTGAAAAAAGCATCAACCTCCAGACAGGAAAAAG GAACGTTCATCTGAGATTTGAAGATGACTACAGCGGCGAGGCGTGGTTGGTCCATCTGAAAGATGTCCTGGCCAATCAGGAAACAGCGCCTCAACGAcctgtagccaatcagaacaaGTCTCTGTACCACAAGTTGAAGCTTGGTGGAAAAGTTCCACCGGCTGTTGAGCGATGCATCTCCCACATCACCCAGCACg GTCTTCAAGTGGACGGGATATACCGCCGCTGTGGCCTCGCCCCCAAAGTGTCTCGATTGGTGGAAGCCCTGCAGAGCCGTCCAGACTCCGCCCCCATGGAGGATGATGAGCAGGGCATTCTGGACGTTGGCTCCGCCCTCAAAAAATATGTCCGCCTGCAGCCGCCGCTGTTACCGCCCAAACAGAGGGAACTCTGGGTAAAGGCGGCAG CCCAACCCGAGGAGCTAGCCAGGTTGGCAAGCTACCGACGGTTGCTACGACAACTGCCTTCGGATAACAAAGCCACGCTCGGCGCCCTCGTTGGACACTTCTACAT GATCCAGATGTTGTTTGTTGTCCTCTGA